In the Mycolicibacter sp. MU0102 genome, one interval contains:
- a CDS encoding SDR family NAD(P)-dependent oxidoreductase, whose translation MTAQKPVALIVGGASGIGLATAHALVARGDHVVIADVNEDAARARAAELGDKATAVVADVTDEASVAAAFAIAREAGAVRTVVSCAGLSIIGPIADIELSGWQTTIDVCLTGTMLVIKHAARNLEDGGSVVAISSLNGRQPGTTMAAYCSAKAGVLMLVQVAALELGPRGIRVNAVSPGLVDTPLVAGLAMVPGLTDEYIENTPLGRSGIPDDIAQTVEFLTSQRAGWITGSVFDVNGGAHLKRYPDVLGKVQALATGFEG comes from the coding sequence GTGACGGCTCAAAAGCCCGTGGCCCTGATAGTGGGCGGCGCATCCGGTATCGGGTTGGCCACCGCGCACGCCCTGGTCGCGCGCGGCGACCACGTGGTGATCGCCGACGTCAACGAGGACGCCGCGCGTGCCCGGGCCGCCGAACTGGGCGACAAAGCCACCGCCGTCGTCGCGGACGTGACCGACGAAGCCAGTGTCGCAGCGGCATTCGCGATCGCCCGCGAAGCCGGAGCCGTCCGCACGGTGGTCAGTTGCGCCGGCCTGTCGATCATCGGCCCGATCGCCGACATCGAGCTGTCCGGTTGGCAGACCACCATCGATGTCTGCCTCACCGGCACCATGCTGGTGATCAAACATGCGGCCCGCAATCTCGAGGACGGCGGCAGCGTGGTCGCCATCTCCTCGCTCAACGGGCGTCAGCCCGGCACCACCATGGCCGCGTACTGCAGCGCCAAGGCCGGAGTGCTGATGCTGGTCCAGGTGGCCGCACTGGAGCTGGGTCCCCGCGGCATCCGGGTCAACGCGGTCTCCCCCGGCCTGGTGGACACTCCCCTGGTCGCCGGCCTGGCTATGGTGCCCGGGCTCACCGACGAGTACATCGAAAACACTCCGCTCGGGCGCTCCGGCATCCCCGACGACATCGCGCAGACCGTGGAGTTCTTGACCTCGCAGCGCGCCGGCTGGATCACCGGATCGGTCTTCGACGTCAACGGCGGCGCGCATCTGAAGCGCTATCCCGACGTGCTCGGCAAAGTACAAGCGTTAGCCACCGGATTCGAAGGATGA
- a CDS encoding pirin family protein: protein MSNLEATSTEFACAATPEDHIEVLHPREVPLGGARAIGVRRTLPQRDRSLIGAWCFVDHYGPHGVADGGMDVPPHPHTGLQTATWLFSGRVEHRDSGGAHALVRPGELNLMTAGAGICHSEVSIDPQAAPVLRGVQLWIALPDTARHSERGLNHFAPERVSLPGASALVFLGELAGYRSPVATFTPLLGAQLDLDPRTELALDVDPAFEHGVLCDQGAVSLGGTGLGFGELGYQGPGRAVLPLRNTGDSPARILVLGGAPFREELVLWWNFIGRSHDEIVEFRRRWQDGDEQFGHVSGYQGRLQRLPAPPMPPLRLRPRRPRSR, encoded by the coding sequence CACTTCGACTGAATTCGCCTGTGCAGCAACGCCAGAAGATCACATCGAGGTACTGCATCCCCGCGAGGTGCCGCTGGGCGGAGCGCGTGCCATCGGAGTCCGGCGCACCTTGCCGCAGCGCGACCGCTCACTGATCGGTGCCTGGTGCTTCGTCGACCACTACGGACCTCACGGCGTCGCCGACGGCGGCATGGACGTGCCCCCACACCCACACACCGGGCTACAGACGGCGACCTGGCTGTTCAGTGGGCGAGTCGAGCACCGCGACAGCGGCGGCGCGCACGCGCTGGTGCGCCCCGGTGAGTTGAACCTGATGACGGCCGGCGCGGGCATCTGCCACTCCGAGGTCTCGATCGACCCGCAGGCGGCTCCGGTCCTGCGAGGCGTACAGCTCTGGATCGCCCTGCCCGACACTGCCCGCCACAGTGAGCGCGGCCTCAACCATTTTGCGCCCGAACGGGTTTCGCTACCCGGCGCCTCGGCGCTGGTATTCCTCGGCGAACTCGCGGGGTACCGCTCCCCCGTCGCGACCTTCACTCCGCTGCTGGGCGCCCAGCTCGACCTGGATCCGCGCACCGAGCTGGCACTCGACGTCGATCCCGCGTTCGAGCACGGCGTGCTGTGCGACCAGGGCGCGGTCAGCCTGGGCGGCACGGGCCTGGGTTTCGGTGAGCTCGGCTATCAAGGCCCCGGTCGCGCGGTGCTGCCGCTGCGCAACACCGGCGACTCCCCCGCCCGCATCCTGGTGCTGGGCGGGGCGCCGTTTCGCGAGGAGTTGGTGCTGTGGTGGAACTTCATCGGTCGCAGCCACGACGAGATCGTTGAGTTTCGCCGCCGCTGGCAAGACGGCGACGAGCAGTTCGGACACGTCAGCGGCTATCAGGGCCGCCTGCAACGGCTGCCGGCCCCACCGATGCCGCCGCTGCGGCTACGGCCGCGACGGCCCCGCAGCCGGTAG
- a CDS encoding flavin-containing monooxygenase: MSSPRTAIIGAGISGLTAGKMLSDYAVDYSCFESSDRIGGNWAFGNPNGHSSAYRSLHIDTSKHQLSFRDFPMPEDYPDFLHHTLVKEYLESYAAAFDLKRNIEFDTEVTHAQRLPGGGWELELAGGGRRRFDLLVVANGHHWDPRLPDFPGEFSGETLHAHHYIDPKTPLDFSGKRILVVGLGNSAADIAVELSSKALDNELTLSTRSGAWIVPKYLAGKPADKYFRTSPYLPFSWQRKVAQWAQPIIAGRPEDLGLPTPNHKFFEAHPTQSVELPLRLGSGDVIPKPNISRLDGDTVHFTDGTSGQFDVIIYATGYNITFPFFDPEFISAPGNRIDLYKRMFYPGIDDLVFAGFAQATPTLFPFVESQARLIGAYAAGRYRLPSVAEMRRVIEADRRKYTGHMLDTPRHTQQLDYFLYEHDMRTAEIPRGTRRAAELGVPGWAGVREMEASA, from the coding sequence ATGTCCTCACCCCGCACCGCGATCATCGGTGCCGGCATCAGCGGCCTGACCGCCGGAAAGATGCTGAGCGACTACGCAGTTGACTACAGCTGCTTCGAATCCTCCGACCGAATCGGCGGCAACTGGGCCTTCGGCAACCCGAACGGACATTCCAGCGCGTACCGGTCGCTGCACATCGACACCTCCAAGCACCAGCTGTCGTTCCGGGATTTCCCCATGCCGGAGGACTACCCCGACTTCCTGCACCACACGCTGGTCAAGGAGTACCTCGAGTCCTACGCCGCGGCGTTCGACCTCAAACGCAACATCGAGTTCGACACCGAGGTCACCCACGCCCAGCGGCTGCCCGGCGGTGGCTGGGAGCTGGAACTGGCCGGCGGCGGGCGCCGTCGCTTCGACCTGCTGGTCGTCGCCAACGGGCACCACTGGGATCCACGCCTACCGGACTTCCCGGGCGAGTTCAGCGGCGAGACGTTGCATGCGCACCACTACATCGACCCCAAGACGCCGCTGGACTTCAGCGGAAAGCGGATCCTCGTGGTCGGCCTGGGTAACAGTGCCGCCGACATCGCCGTCGAACTGTCGTCGAAGGCGCTGGACAACGAGCTGACCTTGTCCACCCGTTCGGGTGCGTGGATCGTGCCGAAGTATCTGGCCGGCAAGCCCGCCGACAAGTACTTCCGGACCAGCCCGTATCTGCCGTTCTCCTGGCAGCGCAAGGTCGCTCAGTGGGCGCAGCCGATCATCGCCGGGCGCCCCGAGGACCTCGGGCTGCCCACCCCCAACCACAAGTTCTTCGAAGCGCATCCCACCCAATCGGTGGAACTGCCGCTGCGCCTGGGGTCCGGCGACGTCATCCCCAAACCCAACATCAGCCGGCTCGACGGCGATACCGTCCACTTCACCGACGGCACCAGCGGCCAATTCGACGTCATCATCTACGCCACCGGCTACAACATCACCTTCCCGTTCTTCGACCCGGAGTTCATCAGCGCACCGGGCAATCGAATCGACCTGTACAAGCGGATGTTCTATCCGGGCATCGACGACTTGGTGTTCGCCGGATTCGCCCAAGCCACCCCGACGCTGTTCCCGTTCGTCGAATCCCAGGCCCGCCTCATCGGCGCCTACGCGGCCGGCCGTTACCGGCTGCCGTCGGTCGCCGAAATGCGCCGGGTGATCGAGGCGGACCGGCGCAAGTACACCGGCCACATGCTCGACACCCCGCGCCACACCCAGCAACTCGACTACTTCCTTTACGAACACGACATGCGCACCGCGGAGATTCCGCGCGGCACCCGACGCGCTGCCGAACTCGGCGTGCCTGGATGGGCCGGCGTGCGCGAGATGGAGGCATCCGCATGA
- a CDS encoding alpha/beta hydrolase produces the protein MSATIRFGSGGATCVGQFFPAARYDGDGAPVVVLGHGLGGTVDSGLIPFAERLSEAGFAAFAFDYRYFGASEAQPRQRISMQEQVDDFRSACSAAAEQPGVDPRRIVAWGVSLGGGHVFEVAATTPGVAAAIALTPLVSGPAAAVAALPHHRPAAMLRSTATGWRSALAQRFGGPPATIPLVGLPGELATLTADGYHAAYTAMAGPTWRNEIDAQVGVQLGAYRPAAKHAEAIACPILVQIADFDRGAPPQAAAKAAFTARAEVRHYPCDHFDVFAGGDWFDHVIEHQIAFLARHLADATATVTG, from the coding sequence ATGAGCGCGACCATCCGATTTGGCAGCGGCGGCGCCACGTGTGTCGGGCAGTTCTTCCCGGCGGCGCGATATGACGGCGACGGCGCCCCGGTCGTGGTGCTCGGGCACGGGCTGGGCGGCACGGTCGACTCTGGCCTGATCCCGTTCGCCGAACGACTCAGCGAAGCCGGGTTCGCCGCCTTTGCTTTCGACTACCGATATTTCGGCGCCTCAGAAGCACAACCGCGCCAACGGATCTCCATGCAAGAACAGGTTGACGACTTCCGCTCGGCATGCTCGGCCGCGGCTGAGCAGCCCGGTGTCGATCCTCGCCGGATCGTGGCGTGGGGAGTGTCGCTGGGCGGCGGGCATGTTTTCGAGGTGGCCGCCACCACCCCCGGAGTCGCCGCCGCCATCGCGCTGACACCACTGGTCAGCGGACCGGCCGCAGCGGTCGCGGCGCTGCCGCACCATCGCCCGGCAGCGATGCTGCGTTCGACGGCAACGGGCTGGCGCAGTGCGCTGGCCCAACGGTTCGGCGGGCCGCCCGCGACCATCCCCCTGGTGGGCCTCCCCGGGGAGCTGGCCACCCTGACCGCCGACGGCTACCACGCGGCCTACACCGCGATGGCCGGTCCGACCTGGCGCAACGAGATCGATGCCCAGGTCGGAGTGCAGCTTGGCGCCTACCGTCCGGCGGCCAAGCACGCCGAGGCCATCGCCTGTCCGATCCTGGTGCAGATAGCCGATTTCGACCGCGGCGCTCCCCCGCAGGCCGCCGCCAAGGCGGCGTTCACCGCCCGCGCCGAAGTGCGGCACTACCCCTGCGATCACTTCGACGTCTTCGCCGGTGGCGACTGGTTCGATCACGTCATCGAGCACCAGATCGCGTTTTTGGCCCGGCATCTGGCCGACGCGACCGCTACGGTCACGGGTTAG
- a CDS encoding dihydrodipicolinate reductase produces the protein MVKRIVVWGTGFVGKLVIPEIVRHPLFELVGVGVSDPAKVGRDVGEICGIAPVGVTATDDVDALIALAPDALVHYGPTAAHAGDNIALMSRFLRAGIDVCSTAMTPWVWPGLKLNPPDLLAPITQACEDGGASCFTTGIDPGFANDLFPMTLMGVCAEVRKVRASELLDYTNYTGDYENEMGIGRDPDFQPVLKIPEVLIFAWGGTVPMIAHAAGIELDEITTTWDTWVTPNERATAKGVIAAGQVAAVRFTINGIYRGETRIQLEHVNRIGRDAAPDWPAGTQDDVYRVDIEGTPSISQETAFHFSDGSGRDAATAGCLATGMRALNAVPAVNDLPPGWVTALDLPLIPGAGTIR, from the coding sequence ATGGTTAAGCGGATCGTCGTCTGGGGCACCGGGTTTGTCGGCAAGTTGGTCATCCCCGAGATCGTCAGACACCCGCTGTTCGAGCTCGTCGGCGTCGGCGTCAGCGACCCGGCCAAGGTGGGGCGCGACGTCGGAGAGATCTGCGGGATCGCGCCCGTCGGCGTCACCGCCACCGACGATGTCGACGCTTTGATCGCCCTGGCGCCCGACGCATTGGTGCACTACGGCCCGACCGCCGCGCACGCGGGCGACAACATCGCGTTGATGTCGCGGTTCCTACGTGCCGGGATCGACGTCTGCTCGACCGCGATGACCCCGTGGGTATGGCCCGGCCTCAAGCTCAATCCGCCGGACCTGCTGGCGCCGATCACCCAAGCGTGCGAAGACGGCGGAGCATCGTGCTTCACCACCGGCATTGACCCCGGTTTCGCCAACGACCTGTTCCCGATGACCCTGATGGGGGTCTGCGCCGAGGTGCGCAAGGTGCGGGCCTCCGAGTTGTTGGACTACACCAACTACACCGGTGACTACGAGAACGAGATGGGGATCGGCCGTGACCCCGACTTCCAGCCCGTGCTCAAGATCCCCGAGGTACTGATCTTCGCCTGGGGTGGCACCGTGCCGATGATCGCGCATGCCGCCGGGATCGAGCTTGACGAGATCACCACCACCTGGGACACCTGGGTGACTCCGAACGAACGCGCGACCGCCAAGGGTGTGATCGCCGCGGGCCAGGTCGCGGCGGTGCGGTTCACCATCAACGGCATCTACCGCGGCGAGACCCGGATCCAACTCGAACACGTCAACCGGATTGGTCGAGACGCCGCACCGGACTGGCCGGCGGGCACCCAAGACGACGTCTATCGCGTTGATATCGAAGGGACGCCGAGCATTTCGCAGGAGACGGCGTTCCACTTCAGCGATGGATCGGGTCGCGACGCGGCGACGGCCGGCTGCCTGGCCACCGGGATGCGCGCACTGAATGCGGTGCCGGCGGTCAATGATCTTCCGCCGGGCTGGGTCACGGCACTGGACCTGCCGCTGATCCCGGGAGCGGGCACCATCCGCTGA
- the fadD1 gene encoding fatty-acid--CoA ligase FadD1, with protein sequence MAETMQQLLAERIGDTGLAVLYNDADGGQIRWSWREYLVRAARHGAAVLARADTGRPLHVGALLGNTPAMLTALAAAGLGGYVLCGVNDTRRGSALAGDLRTADVQILLVDAEHRALLRGMDLPGVTVIDVDEPAWANECAEAGVLQPHRQVGPMDPFMLIFTSGTSGDPKAVLVSHFMVLVAGQSLTERFELGAADVVYLSMPLFHSNAIAAGFGPAVAAGAAMAPAKFSASRFLADIRAYGGTYMNYVGKPFAYLLAHPERPDDADNPLRVAFGNEASERDIGEFARRFGVHVVDAFGSTENAVTITRDEGTPPGSVGRGFPGVAIYKSDPVRECPPAVFDEHGALVNADEAIGELVNTAGSGFFSGYYNNEQATADRMRDGMYWSGDLAYADADGWIYLAGRTADWMRVDGENLAAAPIERILMRHPDINQAAVYAVPDGNVGDQVMAALVLRDGARLAEDEFAEFLAAQEDLSPKAWPRYVRMTAELPSTATNKILKRVLAADGTDVGADNLWTRPERERTYRTTTTTGARQ encoded by the coding sequence ATGGCAGAGACCATGCAGCAGCTGCTCGCCGAACGCATCGGCGACACCGGTCTGGCGGTGCTCTACAACGACGCCGACGGCGGGCAGATCCGCTGGTCCTGGCGGGAGTACCTCGTCCGGGCGGCTCGCCACGGGGCCGCGGTGCTCGCGCGCGCCGATACCGGCCGGCCCCTGCACGTCGGCGCCCTGCTGGGCAACACCCCCGCGATGCTCACCGCGCTCGCCGCCGCCGGGCTGGGCGGCTACGTCCTGTGCGGGGTCAACGACACCCGCCGCGGTTCGGCGCTCGCCGGGGATCTGCGCACCGCCGACGTGCAGATCCTGCTCGTCGATGCCGAACACCGCGCGTTGCTGCGGGGAATGGACCTGCCCGGCGTCACGGTCATCGACGTCGACGAGCCGGCGTGGGCCAACGAGTGCGCTGAGGCCGGGGTACTCCAGCCGCATCGGCAGGTCGGGCCCATGGATCCGTTCATGCTGATCTTCACCTCGGGCACCAGTGGGGACCCGAAAGCCGTTCTGGTCAGCCACTTTATGGTGCTGGTCGCCGGGCAGAGCCTCACCGAGCGATTCGAGTTGGGCGCCGCCGACGTCGTGTACCTGTCCATGCCGTTGTTCCATTCGAATGCGATCGCGGCCGGCTTCGGTCCGGCGGTGGCCGCCGGTGCGGCGATGGCGCCGGCGAAATTCTCGGCTTCGCGGTTCTTGGCCGACATCCGCGCCTACGGTGGCACGTATATGAACTACGTCGGTAAACCGTTCGCCTACCTGCTGGCGCATCCCGAGCGGCCCGATGACGCGGACAATCCGCTTCGGGTCGCCTTCGGCAATGAGGCCTCCGAACGAGACATCGGCGAGTTCGCCCGCCGGTTCGGTGTCCACGTGGTCGATGCATTCGGCTCCACCGAGAACGCCGTGACCATCACTCGTGATGAAGGCACTCCGCCCGGTTCGGTGGGACGTGGATTCCCCGGCGTCGCCATCTACAAGAGCGATCCCGTCCGCGAGTGTCCCCCGGCGGTCTTCGACGAGCACGGCGCGCTGGTCAACGCCGACGAGGCAATCGGCGAACTGGTCAACACCGCCGGGTCGGGCTTCTTCTCGGGCTATTACAACAACGAACAGGCCACCGCAGACCGGATGCGCGACGGCATGTACTGGTCAGGCGACCTTGCCTACGCCGACGCCGACGGCTGGATCTACTTGGCCGGGCGCACCGCCGACTGGATGCGCGTCGACGGCGAGAACTTGGCGGCGGCGCCGATCGAGCGGATCCTGATGCGCCACCCCGACATCAACCAGGCCGCGGTGTACGCCGTGCCGGACGGTAACGTCGGCGATCAGGTGATGGCCGCGCTGGTGTTGCGTGACGGCGCTCGGCTGGCCGAGGACGAGTTCGCCGAATTCCTTGCCGCTCAAGAGGACCTCTCCCCCAAGGCCTGGCCGCGCTATGTCCGGATGACCGCGGAGCTGCCCTCAACGGCAACCAACAAGATCCTCAAACGCGTATTGGCCGCCGATGGTACCGACGTCGGTGCAGACAACCTGTGGACGCGTCCCGAACGAGAGCGCACCTACCGAACCACCACGACGACGGGAGCGCGACAGTGA
- a CDS encoding alcohol dehydrogenase catalytic domain-containing protein produces the protein MRSVVIDGPGSIRVDTRPDPELPGADGAVVEVTATAICGSDLHFYEGDYPFGDPVPLGHEAIGTVVDVGSQVNSVRVGDRVMVSSVAGCGHCAGCGTLDPIRCHSGPQIFGAGLLGGAQSELLAVPGADFQLARIPEGILDAEALLLTDNLATGWAAALRADIPVGGTVAVIGLGAVGLCAARSALFLGAATVLGIDPVRERRDRAALMGVTPAEPSTTAAAMELSDGRGVDAVIDAVGSDTTMSDALTAVRAGGTVSVVGVHDLQPFPFPALPALLRSVTLRMTTAPVQQTWPQLVPLLQSGRLSVDGIFTTEMALDDAADAYRAVAARSGDVVKVLLTP, from the coding sequence ATGCGCAGTGTCGTAATCGATGGGCCCGGATCGATCCGAGTCGACACCCGCCCCGACCCCGAGCTGCCCGGAGCCGACGGTGCCGTGGTCGAGGTGACCGCGACCGCGATCTGCGGTTCCGATCTGCACTTCTACGAGGGCGACTACCCGTTCGGCGATCCCGTTCCGCTGGGGCACGAGGCGATCGGGACGGTTGTCGACGTCGGCTCGCAGGTGAACTCCGTTCGGGTCGGTGACCGGGTCATGGTGTCCTCGGTCGCGGGCTGCGGGCACTGCGCCGGGTGCGGCACCCTCGACCCGATTCGGTGCCATTCGGGCCCGCAGATCTTCGGAGCAGGCCTGCTGGGGGGTGCGCAGTCGGAACTGCTTGCCGTGCCGGGCGCCGACTTTCAGCTCGCCCGGATCCCCGAGGGAATTCTTGACGCCGAAGCTCTCTTGCTCACCGACAACCTCGCCACCGGCTGGGCCGCTGCGCTGCGCGCCGATATCCCGGTCGGCGGCACGGTTGCGGTCATCGGGCTGGGAGCGGTCGGCCTGTGCGCGGCACGCAGTGCGCTGTTCCTCGGCGCAGCAACGGTTCTCGGCATCGACCCGGTGCGTGAGCGTCGGGACCGGGCGGCGCTGATGGGCGTGACACCGGCGGAGCCGTCGACCACGGCCGCGGCCATGGAACTCAGCGATGGACGCGGTGTGGATGCGGTGATCGACGCCGTCGGCTCGGACACCACCATGTCCGACGCGCTGACCGCGGTGCGGGCCGGCGGGACGGTGTCGGTGGTCGGCGTGCATGACTTGCAGCCCTTCCCGTTCCCAGCGTTGCCGGCACTGCTGCGCAGTGTCACCCTGCGAATGACCACCGCACCGGTGCAACAGACGTGGCCGCAGCTGGTGCCGCTGCTGCAATCCGGGCGACTGTCGGTGGACGGGATCTTCACCACGGAGATGGCGTTGGACGACGCCGCCGACGCCTATCGCGCCGTGGCGGCCCGATCCGGAGACGTGGTGAAGGTACTGCTCACGCCATAG